The DNA region CGACAGCCGCGGCGAGCGCACCCGCGTCACCGGGTGGCACGATCCTGGCGGACCGATACCCGGAGGTGGCCTCGACCAGCCCGCCCGACCCGCTGGCCACGACGGGACGGGCGCTGAGCACGGCCTCGACCGCGGTGTTCCCGAACGGCTCATCCGTGCGGGAGGGCACGAGGACCACGTCCGCGGAGTCGAAGAACGGCCACGCCGGGTCCTGGAAGCCGTGCATGCGCACGTGGTCGCCGAGGTCGAGCCGGACCACGAGACGCTCGAGCTCATCCTGATACCACTCGTACCCCGGGAAGACGGCGCCGACGACGTCGAGCTCGACGTCGACGCCCCGGTCACGGAGCAGCCCGACAGCGGTGACGGCGACGTCGACCCCCTTCCGCGCGGACAGCCGCCCGACGTACAGGAGCGTGACCGGAGCCGTCAGGGCCGATCGGGCGCGTGTCCGTCCGGGCGGGCCGACCACGCCGTTGTCGACGATGCGGATGCGCCGGGCCGTCCGCGGGAACGACTCGGCAACGACTCCGACGGCAAACCTGCTGTTGGCCACGGCGACCGTCGCCAGCAGCAACGGAAGCGTGAGCGCGGTCCGCACCAACCAGGGCGCCGAACGCTCGGCCTCGTGCACATGGCAGAGCACCGGCACCCGACGCAGGCGGGCCAGCACGATCCACCACGGGATCGTGAGGGTGTTCACGTAGACCACATCGGGATGCAGCGACCGCAGCAGGGCCCACCCGTCGCGGGTGCCTCGGAGCGTCTGGCCGACGAGCTCGACGAGACCCCGGGGGGTCAGGAGCGCCTTGCTGAGCCGTGGCGTCGG from Cellulomonas sp. KRMCY2 includes:
- a CDS encoding glycosyltransferase family 4 protein codes for the protein MRRPVALVAHPFADRYGSDRMVLESIRALVDAGWRVAVTVPEGGPLVAMVEEIGARVVLCPTPRLSKALLTPRGLVELVGQTLRGTRDGWALLRSLHPDVVYVNTLTIPWWIVLARLRRVPVLCHVHEAERSAPWLVRTALTLPLLLATVAVANSRFAVGVVAESFPRTARRIRIVDNGVVGPPGRTRARSALTAPVTLLYVGRLSARKGVDVAVTAVGLLRDRGVDVELDVVGAVFPGYEWYQDELERLVVRLDLGDHVRMHGFQDPAWPFFDSADVVLVPSRTDEPFGNTAVEAVLSARPVVASGSGGLVEATSGYRSARIVPPGDAGALAAAVDEVVASWATVRAEAWEDAGRAEARHAPELYRARIIEIVTGVAGVRGR